One Sphingomicrobium sp. XHP0239 DNA segment encodes these proteins:
- the mreC gene encoding rod shape-determining protein MreC, with translation MAGASKFRRPGWSRRAQYSLFFSFVALGVGLVVGLILLAVSVVAPRTFEGIRGGATDLFSPVTRSLSAVGATTRGLATGAGDYWNAARQNSALREERDELARRALRAEAIERENQQLKEALSLRERSSEPVASGRIVGSSQDSVRRFAILSAGRSDGVRIGMPVRSADGMLGRVVGTGAFSSRLLLVTDRALIVPGRILRTDEPVIARGRGEGTIDLRPLEVGRNPFEPGDIVITSGTGGLYPPLVPLARVLRLDDDGAIAVPIATPAQSSVAIVFPPYEPDSLSGFEAPLTGTE, from the coding sequence GTGGCGGGGGCGAGCAAATTCCGCCGTCCGGGGTGGTCGCGACGGGCGCAGTATAGCCTGTTCTTCAGCTTCGTCGCGCTGGGCGTCGGACTGGTCGTCGGGCTGATCCTGCTCGCCGTCAGCGTCGTCGCGCCGCGCACCTTCGAAGGCATCCGCGGCGGGGCGACCGACCTGTTTAGCCCGGTGACCCGGTCGCTGAGCGCCGTCGGCGCCACCACGAGAGGATTGGCGACCGGCGCGGGCGATTACTGGAATGCTGCCCGCCAGAACAGCGCGCTTCGCGAGGAACGCGACGAACTGGCCCGCCGCGCGCTGCGCGCCGAGGCGATCGAACGCGAAAACCAGCAGTTGAAGGAAGCCTTGTCGCTGCGCGAACGGTCGAGCGAACCGGTCGCCAGCGGCCGGATCGTCGGATCGAGCCAGGATAGCGTTCGCCGCTTCGCGATCCTGTCGGCGGGACGGAGCGACGGGGTCCGCATCGGGATGCCGGTGCGCAGCGCCGACGGAATGCTTGGCCGCGTGGTCGGCACGGGAGCCTTTTCCTCGCGCCTGCTTTTGGTGACCGATCGCGCGCTGATCGTGCCGGGACGGATCCTCCGCACCGACGAGCCGGTCATCGCGCGCGGACGCGGCGAAGGGACGATCGACCTTCGTCCGTTGGAAGTCGGACGCAATCCGTTCGAGCCGGGGGACATCGTCATCACCAGCGGTACCGGCGGCCTTTATCCGCCGCTCGTCCCGTTGGCCCGCGTCCTGCGGCTGGACGACGACGGCGCCATTGCGGTCCCGATCGCAACGCCCGCACAATCGTCGGTCGCGATCGTCTTCCCCCCCTATGAACCCGACTCCCTGAGCGGGTTCGAGGCACCGCTGACGGGCACCGAATGA
- the mreD gene encoding rod shape-determining protein MreD, which translates to MILRRRQRRPSAFEQGPRKNAEALPAVSVVVAGMLALIPAMSTTGWWPDFGLMALIAWRLQRSDPFPNWAAIPLGLFNDLITLHPLGLSVVCFTIALIVLDVMDARRIRGTFFTDWFVAILLISIAEFIQLWIAAIQGAAMPLNVIIAPIVISSLLFPVMAGIVAMLDRYRLRK; encoded by the coding sequence ATGATCCTGCGCCGTCGCCAGCGACGCCCGAGTGCCTTCGAACAGGGCCCGCGCAAGAATGCCGAAGCCCTGCCCGCGGTGAGCGTGGTGGTGGCGGGAATGCTGGCGCTGATCCCGGCCATGTCGACAACCGGATGGTGGCCCGATTTCGGGTTGATGGCGCTGATCGCGTGGCGGTTGCAGCGATCCGACCCCTTTCCCAACTGGGCGGCCATTCCGCTGGGGCTGTTCAATGATCTCATCACGCTTCACCCGCTCGGCCTGTCGGTGGTGTGCTTCACGATCGCGCTGATCGTCCTCGACGTCATGGACGCGCGTCGCATCCGCGGCACCTTCTTCACCGACTGGTTCGTTGCCATCCTGTTGATTTCGATCGCCGAATTCATCCAGCTCTGGATCGCCGCCATTCAGGGTGCTGCAATGCCGCTTAATGTAATCATTGCGCCGATCGTCATCTCTTCTTTGCTCTTTCCGGTCATGGCAGGCATCGTCGCGATGCTCGATCGATACCGATTGCGCAAATAG
- the mrdA gene encoding penicillin-binding protein 2: protein MAKQPKKPNRVTENQRKNAFSRRAMVVGGAQAILGTALVARLGYLSISQNQYYQTMAEDNRVQMIIVPPRRGWMVDRNGKPVAINRSDFRVDLVADQVPEGKLDVTLNRAASLLDLNPEQIDRIETELGGKSGYQPVQLAENVDYDRYAAVSVRLPDLEGVLPQRGFSRYYPAGAAVGHLVGYVGTASREEYVAEEKNPLLLTPGFKIGKEGLEQVLEKGLRGQPGGQRVELTARGKLVRELEPKPDRSGETMQLSIDVDLQEYAARRLGNESGAVVVIDCLTGDILCLASMPAYDPNSFSDGIGQVEWQMLSENERRPLVNKTVSSLYPPGSTLKPMATLAIQRAGIDPEERVNCPGGYQLGNRFFRCLKRHGSMNMYDAVMKSCNTYFYAMSHRLGYDAFAEVAKELTLGMQYDLPLVSQSYGTVPTSEWKREKYDQKWTGADSLNSAIGQGYVILNPLQLAVHTARIASGRAILPNLIGVSKKPAPMMEGFDPEHLAVTREAMWRVVNSAGTAGVSAVPVEGVEVAGKTGTSQVVRLALGDGKNVPWKYKDHGHYVCYAPFDEPRYAACITIEHGGTSGAATPVARDVLTFLFDKEQAMQRLAEYEEQWGGSLAERQAAFQQRVLDIAEARAAGRDPLAGNDVT from the coding sequence ATGGCCAAGCAGCCGAAAAAACCGAATCGGGTGACCGAGAACCAGCGCAAGAACGCCTTTTCGCGGCGGGCGATGGTGGTCGGCGGCGCACAGGCGATCCTCGGCACCGCGCTGGTCGCGCGGCTCGGTTATCTGTCGATCAGCCAGAACCAGTATTACCAGACGATGGCAGAGGACAATCGCGTCCAGATGATCATCGTTCCGCCGCGGCGCGGGTGGATGGTCGATCGCAACGGCAAGCCCGTCGCGATCAACCGCTCGGACTTTCGCGTCGACCTCGTTGCCGACCAGGTCCCCGAGGGGAAGCTGGACGTGACATTGAACCGGGCGGCGAGCCTGCTCGACCTCAATCCCGAACAGATCGACCGGATCGAGACCGAATTGGGCGGCAAATCGGGTTATCAGCCCGTTCAGCTGGCCGAGAACGTCGATTACGACCGCTATGCCGCGGTTTCGGTGCGCTTGCCCGACCTCGAAGGCGTCCTGCCGCAGCGGGGCTTCTCGCGCTATTATCCGGCTGGGGCCGCGGTCGGGCATCTCGTCGGCTACGTCGGGACGGCGAGCCGCGAGGAATATGTCGCGGAAGAAAAGAATCCATTGCTGCTGACCCCCGGCTTCAAGATCGGGAAAGAAGGCCTCGAGCAGGTGCTCGAGAAAGGCCTTCGCGGACAACCCGGCGGGCAACGCGTCGAATTGACGGCGCGTGGCAAGCTGGTGCGCGAGCTCGAGCCCAAGCCCGACCGGTCCGGCGAGACCATGCAACTGTCGATCGACGTCGATCTGCAGGAATATGCGGCGCGTCGCCTCGGGAACGAAAGTGGCGCGGTGGTCGTGATCGACTGCCTGACGGGCGACATCCTTTGCCTCGCCTCGATGCCCGCCTACGACCCCAACAGCTTTTCCGACGGGATCGGACAGGTCGAATGGCAGATGCTGTCGGAGAACGAACGGCGCCCGCTGGTCAACAAGACGGTAAGTTCGCTCTATCCGCCGGGCTCCACGCTGAAGCCGATGGCGACGCTGGCGATTCAGCGCGCCGGGATCGACCCCGAGGAACGGGTGAATTGCCCCGGCGGCTACCAGCTCGGCAATCGTTTCTTCCGCTGCCTCAAGCGTCATGGTTCGATGAACATGTACGACGCGGTGATGAAGAGCTGTAACACCTATTTCTACGCGATGAGCCACCGGCTCGGCTACGACGCGTTCGCCGAGGTCGCCAAGGAACTGACGCTCGGGATGCAGTACGACCTGCCGCTGGTCAGTCAGAGCTATGGCACGGTGCCGACCAGCGAGTGGAAACGCGAGAAATACGATCAGAAGTGGACCGGCGCGGATTCGCTCAACAGCGCGATCGGTCAGGGATATGTGATCCTCAACCCGCTGCAGCTGGCGGTGCATACCGCGCGGATCGCGAGCGGTCGTGCGATCCTCCCCAATCTGATCGGCGTGTCGAAGAAGCCGGCACCGATGATGGAAGGGTTCGATCCCGAACATCTGGCGGTCACGCGCGAAGCGATGTGGCGAGTGGTCAATTCCGCCGGGACAGCGGGCGTGTCTGCCGTTCCGGTCGAGGGCGTCGAGGTGGCGGGGAAAACCGGTACCAGCCAGGTCGTCCGGCTTGCGCTCGGCGACGGGAAGAATGTGCCGTGGAAGTACAAGGATCACGGCCATTACGTCTGCTACGCACCGTTCGACGAGCCGCGCTACGCCGCGTGCATCACGATCGAACATGGCGGGACCTCGGGCGCGGCCACGCCGGTGGCGCGCGACGTGCTGACCTTCCTGTTCGACAAGGAACAGGCGATGCAGCGGCTCGCCGAATATGAAGAGCAATGGGGCGGCTCGCTCGCCGAGCGCCAGGCGGCGTTCCAGCAGCGCGTGCTCGATATTGCCGAAGCCCGGGCAGCGGGCCGCGATCCGCTGGCCGGGAACGACGTCACCTGA
- the rodA gene encoding rod shape-determining protein RodA produces the protein MFNGIIPAPLARLPWGAIVVVLLIGTFGIAHLYSSAGGSLQPWALRQGAIFTFMFFVALGVSYVPESWVKTLTPLAYVVILAMLVAVEFVGFVGMGAQRWIDLGFMKLQPSEFMKPVLVLILARFYDLLPTGDLNKWRAIWPAAILTGLPAGLTLVQPDLGTALVLILGGIVVMFLAGLPWWYFAGGLAAVAALIPIAIQFLEPYQQRRILIFLEPEADPLGAGYNLTQSKIAIGSGGMWGKGYMQGSQSHLEYLPEGHTDFAFSAIVEEWGLVGGTVLICAFAGLIAWGMSVSRRAKTRFAQLAAAGLTMTIFFYVAINLMMVMGLAPVVGIPLPLVSNGGSVVMTTMLMVGLLIAFDRQSKRADRRRRDGLTGG, from the coding sequence ATGTTCAACGGGATCATCCCGGCGCCGCTGGCGCGACTGCCGTGGGGGGCGATCGTCGTCGTGCTGCTGATCGGCACGTTCGGGATCGCGCATCTCTATTCTTCCGCCGGTGGCTCTCTGCAACCATGGGCGCTGCGACAGGGTGCGATCTTCACCTTCATGTTCTTCGTGGCGCTGGGCGTGAGCTACGTGCCGGAAAGCTGGGTCAAGACCCTGACCCCCCTCGCCTATGTCGTCATTCTGGCGATGCTCGTGGCCGTCGAGTTCGTCGGCTTCGTCGGCATGGGGGCACAGCGGTGGATTGACCTTGGGTTCATGAAGCTGCAGCCGTCCGAATTCATGAAGCCCGTGCTGGTACTCATCCTGGCACGTTTCTACGATCTTCTGCCGACGGGCGATCTCAACAAGTGGCGGGCGATCTGGCCGGCGGCCATCCTGACGGGGCTCCCGGCAGGGCTGACCCTGGTCCAGCCCGATCTCGGCACGGCTCTGGTGCTGATCCTCGGCGGGATCGTGGTCATGTTTCTCGCGGGGCTGCCGTGGTGGTATTTCGCGGGCGGCCTGGCCGCGGTGGCGGCGCTCATCCCGATCGCGATCCAGTTCCTCGAACCCTATCAGCAGCGGCGCATCCTCATCTTCCTCGAGCCTGAGGCCGATCCGCTGGGCGCCGGTTACAACCTCACCCAGTCGAAGATCGCGATCGGATCGGGCGGCATGTGGGGCAAGGGATATATGCAAGGCTCGCAGAGCCATCTCGAATATCTTCCCGAGGGACACACCGATTTCGCGTTCAGCGCGATCGTCGAGGAGTGGGGTCTCGTCGGCGGAACGGTGCTGATCTGCGCCTTCGCGGGCCTGATCGCTTGGGGCATGAGCGTATCGCGGCGGGCCAAGACCCGGTTCGCGCAGCTTGCTGCGGCGGGGCTCACGATGACGATCTTCTTCTACGTCGCGATCAACCTGATGATGGTGATGGGTCTTGCCCCCGTTGTCGGTATTCCTCTGCCGCTGGTGTCGAACGGCGGTTCGGTGGTGATGACGACCATGCTGATGGTCGGGCTTCTGATCGCGTTCGACCGGCAGTCCAAGCGGGCCGACCGCCGCCGGCGCGACGGATTGACGGGAGGATAG
- a CDS encoding CsgG/HfaB family protein: MRITILFSAFFGMIAAAPEPAVAQSERPIVGVFKMEDLAGTGQSNTFSTMIETSIASTNKFRVMERARLSRLMEEQARAQGGVVTSNSPDRMGGFEGIDYLIYGTITSVSSTSKTDVGASIVGGLLGSRNSSCKKGTVRLEADIKITDANTGEVRYVTRIAETQEGNTVCDGDSQYDVSALMRSAADNIATGLVTTIYPIQVAAVQSGGIVVLNYGEGAMRVGDTLSLYEQGEAILDPATGEVLASNETFLGTVEVTDVQARISKARMISAFAQSPRVGSIARPSLASK, translated from the coding sequence ATGCGTATCACCATTCTCTTCTCGGCGTTTTTTGGCATGATTGCTGCGGCGCCCGAGCCCGCCGTCGCTCAATCGGAACGTCCGATCGTCGGGGTTTTTAAGATGGAAGATTTGGCCGGCACTGGGCAGTCCAATACCTTCTCGACCATGATCGAGACTTCGATCGCATCGACCAACAAGTTTCGTGTCATGGAGCGTGCCCGGCTGAGCCGTTTGATGGAAGAACAAGCGCGAGCGCAAGGCGGTGTCGTCACCAGCAATTCGCCCGACCGCATGGGGGGCTTCGAGGGTATCGATTACCTCATCTACGGTACGATCACGTCGGTATCATCCACGTCAAAAACGGATGTCGGCGCGTCGATCGTCGGCGGTCTCCTCGGCTCGCGGAATTCGAGCTGCAAGAAGGGTACGGTTCGACTCGAGGCCGATATCAAAATTACCGACGCGAACACCGGTGAGGTGCGCTACGTCACCCGCATTGCCGAAACGCAAGAAGGCAACACTGTGTGCGACGGCGACTCACAATATGACGTTTCTGCTCTGATGCGCTCGGCCGCGGACAACATTGCGACGGGACTCGTCACGACGATTTATCCGATCCAAGTCGCTGCCGTTCAGTCGGGCGGAATTGTCGTCCTGAATTACGGTGAAGGCGCCATGCGTGTTGGCGATACGCTCAGCTTATATGAGCAGGGCGAGGCAATTCTAGATCCGGCAACTGGCGAAGTTCTAGCTTCGAACGAGACGTTTCTGGGTACGGTCGAAGTCACCGACGTTCAGGCCAGAATTTCGAAAGCACGCATGATCAGTGCGTTCGCACAATCTCCGCGTGTGGGTTCGATCGCTCGTCCCTCCCTTGCGTCGAAATAG
- a CDS encoding calcium-binding protein: MRLILTERGEDAEIGGDNVEVTGTTSGGEVIKVLRGDVTFDASFNRGGDTIILAGVSSDYLVRAVGTVLVLEGPTGTIRIPAGAIGMELGFANEDGTQTLAFDTSGATPVLKWGSFVITSNPTILGDLPSEGSSLTEGVETLYGTEADDFIRATERTLNAGDVLIDEFGGSDTLEIRSATDNAFNNITANGFESVVLISDSSISLNMTGFSSVQSITIKGSGDFDLDGVSLSYDQFVNLEDVSGSVDISFVNDTFERSLRMDNANLDILKIQDTNSERTPEFVIDRDSTIQFLSVQSNVIRVSGSGDFEIANYLIEGKQSFNVYAAFHTGNLKINGVTQAAIGSLSGNDEIIGSEFGEDRLVINYGRSFDDGGLFSGFERISVSADAGQAMQYTLNDLNAPSDFSEMFFQVYQIVEADADGFGLQLLAGETAGDRSYEVRVFGSFLADYIVVDGVQGDSVYAGRGDDIIVAGSSGGNGDRVLGEEGDDTITLIGGNNYADGGAGDDLIVGGSGLDQIFGGSGNDDLSGGGGNDRLDGQDGTDILNGGSGNDWLEGGKGNDTIITGSGADTVFYSNADIPFVDTVTDFSSEDEIGFAFDMDGDGVTDNFTFYGSFTSMADAEAALADGVGQGQRNIFFVSDANGGYVYVDLNDDGVITDGVDFKVYLEGVSSVEIENFSLWTPTAVAPQENLMIAPQDNIFVHQMSDYPLA, translated from the coding sequence ATGAGACTGATTTTGACAGAGCGTGGCGAAGACGCGGAGATCGGCGGCGACAATGTTGAGGTTACAGGGACCACATCTGGCGGCGAAGTCATCAAGGTCCTTCGGGGCGACGTGACGTTCGACGCCAGTTTCAATCGTGGCGGTGACACGATTATTTTGGCCGGTGTCTCTAGCGATTATCTCGTGAGAGCCGTCGGCACCGTCTTGGTACTCGAAGGGCCGACGGGCACGATCCGCATCCCTGCCGGCGCCATTGGCATGGAACTCGGCTTTGCGAACGAGGATGGCACCCAAACGCTTGCGTTCGATACTTCGGGTGCGACACCGGTCCTGAAATGGGGCTCATTCGTAATCACCTCCAACCCGACGATCCTTGGAGACCTCCCCTCGGAGGGATCTTCTCTTACGGAGGGCGTTGAGACACTCTACGGCACGGAGGCGGATGATTTCATTCGGGCTACAGAGCGAACGCTGAATGCCGGAGACGTCTTGATCGACGAATTTGGCGGAAGCGATACGTTGGAAATCCGTAGTGCTACAGACAATGCGTTCAATAATATAACCGCAAATGGATTTGAAAGCGTCGTCCTTATCTCTGATAGTTCGATATCTTTAAATATGACAGGTTTCTCGTCGGTACAGTCTATTACAATCAAGGGATCTGGAGACTTCGATCTTGACGGTGTCTCTCTCTCATACGATCAGTTTGTTAATCTAGAAGATGTTTCTGGGTCGGTGGATATTAGTTTTGTCAATGACACTTTCGAGCGTTCACTTCGTATGGATAATGCGAACCTAGATATTTTAAAGATACAAGATACGAATTCCGAAAGAACGCCGGAATTTGTAATAGATCGCGACTCCACAATTCAATTTCTCAGTGTACAGTCGAATGTAATTCGCGTTTCGGGAAGCGGCGATTTCGAAATCGCCAACTACCTTATTGAAGGAAAACAGTCCTTCAATGTATACGCTGCATTTCATACTGGAAATCTGAAAATCAATGGTGTGACTCAGGCTGCGATCGGATCTTTATCAGGCAATGACGAAATTATCGGTTCAGAATTCGGCGAAGACCGCCTCGTGATCAATTATGGGCGTAGTTTCGACGACGGAGGTCTCTTCTCTGGATTTGAACGGATTAGTGTTAGTGCAGATGCCGGGCAGGCGATGCAATACACTCTAAACGACTTAAACGCCCCCAGTGACTTTTCTGAAATGTTTTTTCAGGTTTATCAGATTGTTGAGGCCGATGCAGATGGATTTGGTCTTCAGTTACTCGCTGGCGAGACGGCCGGTGATCGTTCGTACGAAGTCAGAGTTTTTGGATCTTTTCTAGCTGATTACATTGTTGTTGACGGGGTTCAGGGAGACTCCGTTTATGCTGGCCGGGGCGACGATATCATAGTTGCAGGGTCGAGCGGCGGAAATGGCGATCGTGTTCTAGGTGAGGAGGGTGATGATACGATCACCCTCATTGGTGGTAATAACTACGCCGACGGCGGGGCGGGCGACGATCTAATAGTCGGCGGCAGCGGGCTTGATCAAATCTTTGGAGGATCTGGAAACGACGACCTTTCAGGTGGTGGAGGAAATGATCGTCTCGACGGGCAGGATGGAACTGACATTCTGAATGGCGGCTCGGGCAACGACTGGCTCGAGGGCGGTAAGGGCAACGACACAATTATTACCGGATCGGGCGCCGACACTGTTTTTTATTCGAATGCTGACATCCCGTTCGTTGATACGGTCACCGATTTTTCGAGCGAAGACGAGATTGGATTCGCGTTCGACATGGATGGTGATGGCGTCACCGATAATTTTACATTCTATGGCAGCTTCACTTCTATGGCGGATGCAGAGGCGGCGCTTGCCGATGGTGTCGGCCAAGGGCAGCGCAACATTTTCTTCGTTTCGGATGCGAACGGCGGCTACGTCTATGTCGACCTGAACGACGATGGTGTGATCACCGACGGGGTCGACTTCAAGGTCTACCTGGAAGGGGTTAGCTCGGTCGAAATCGAGAACTTCAGCCTATGGACGCCCACCGCAGTGGCACCCCAGGAGAATCTGATGATAGCTCCGCAGGACAATATCTTCGTTCACCAAATGAGCGATTACCCCTTGGCCTAA
- a CDS encoding capsular biosynthesis protein — protein sequence MRIILDVDGTLTRNGSGEGYADRAPRDYVVAKVRAARAAGHKIILYSARNMRTHSGDIGTINHRTLPILLEWLARHDIPFDFIHMGKPWCGNDGFYVSAHGKRPSEWAAEPDGSQ from the coding sequence ATGCGGATCATTCTCGATGTCGACGGCACGTTGACGCGCAACGGATCGGGCGAAGGCTATGCCGACCGCGCGCCGCGCGATTACGTCGTCGCCAAGGTTCGCGCCGCCCGGGCGGCGGGCCACAAGATCATCCTCTACAGCGCCCGCAACATGCGGACGCATTCGGGCGATATCGGCACGATCAATCATCGCACCCTGCCCATCCTTCTGGAATGGCTCGCGCGGCATGACATTCCGTTCGATTTCATCCACATGGGCAAGCCGTGGTGCGGAAACGACGGTTTCTACGTGAGCGCGCACGGCAAGCGACCCAGCGAATGGGCCGCGGAACCGGACGGATCGCAGTGA
- a CDS encoding phosphotransferase, with amino-acid sequence MGRGTGRIAVSRPILITSGAYVGEEMQAEFGRIPPAFLPVGPTYLVRHQLARLPGDADVTLSLPHDFDLEAAQARFLDEAGVRVVRIDPRKSLGMSVFQSVLEMGMGPGIEIVHGDTLVDAPATCTHDGVSIERVSEQYRWGTVETDGDRVTALHSDALRGGDSDEARILSGYFAIGDTQGFLKCLSRSDFRFVKALHLYAQDRDVAAREDIAALDFGHLKTYYSSRHDLASARHFNALEIDDYTVTKRSEQTEKIDAEANWLATVPASLQPFTARMVRHYGEAPSGQYETHYAHFPSLAELSLARPPRIVWRKILESCREFLERAAQETRDEDSGLVWLGIDKLRERLRDYPETMPRRDAPLTINGQSVGTLETIYEGVRARIEDASERPASIMHGDFCFSNILFDPRADRIMLIDPRGLVRGKATLFGDARYDIAKLGHSIVGRYDQIMAGQLVATRSDLGAFELVVDDNDRRDWLEREFLGMRAAGVAFDDPVVGALMVSLFLSMVPLHGDDPERQQTLFANALRLVAAQAADAR; translated from the coding sequence ATGGGCCGCGGAACCGGACGGATCGCAGTGAGCCGCCCCATCCTCATTACCTCTGGCGCCTACGTCGGCGAGGAGATGCAGGCAGAGTTCGGTCGCATCCCCCCGGCATTTCTGCCCGTGGGCCCCACCTACCTCGTCCGCCACCAACTCGCGCGGCTGCCCGGCGACGCCGACGTCACCCTTTCGCTACCCCACGATTTCGATCTCGAGGCCGCGCAGGCGCGATTTCTGGACGAAGCCGGCGTCCGTGTCGTGCGGATCGATCCCCGAAAGTCGCTCGGCATGTCGGTGTTCCAGTCGGTACTGGAAATGGGAATGGGCCCGGGGATCGAGATCGTTCACGGCGACACGCTGGTCGACGCGCCCGCGACCTGTACCCACGACGGCGTATCGATCGAACGGGTGAGCGAGCAATATCGGTGGGGCACGGTCGAGACCGACGGCGATCGCGTGACGGCCCTGCACAGCGATGCCCTGCGCGGCGGCGACAGCGACGAGGCCCGCATCCTCAGCGGCTATTTCGCGATCGGCGACACGCAGGGGTTTCTCAAATGCCTGTCGCGGAGCGACTTCCGGTTCGTGAAGGCGCTCCATCTCTATGCCCAGGATCGTGACGTCGCGGCACGCGAGGATATTGCGGCGCTCGATTTCGGTCATCTGAAGACCTATTATTCCTCGCGCCACGACCTGGCCTCCGCGCGCCATTTCAATGCGCTGGAGATCGACGATTACACGGTCACCAAGCGCAGCGAGCAGACCGAGAAGATCGACGCCGAAGCGAACTGGCTGGCGACCGTGCCCGCCTCGCTGCAACCGTTCACGGCGCGGATGGTGCGTCATTACGGCGAAGCGCCGAGCGGACAATATGAGACCCATTACGCTCATTTTCCCTCGTTGGCGGAATTGTCGCTCGCGCGTCCGCCGCGGATCGTCTGGCGCAAGATTCTCGAAAGCTGCCGGGAGTTTCTCGAACGCGCGGCGCAGGAAACACGGGACGAGGACAGCGGACTGGTGTGGCTGGGGATCGACAAGTTGCGCGAGCGGTTGCGCGACTATCCCGAGACCATGCCGCGAAGGGACGCGCCGCTGACGATCAACGGGCAGTCGGTCGGCACCCTGGAAACGATCTACGAAGGTGTCCGCGCGAGGATCGAGGACGCGTCCGAACGTCCCGCCTCGATCATGCACGGGGACTTCTGTTTCTCGAACATCCTGTTCGACCCGCGGGCGGACCGCATCATGCTGATCGATCCGCGCGGACTGGTGCGCGGCAAGGCGACGTTGTTCGGCGATGCGCGCTACGACATCGCCAAGCTGGGTCACAGTATCGTGGGACGCTACGACCAGATCATGGCCGGACAGCTCGTCGCCACCCGCTCAGACTTGGGAGCCTTCGAGCTTGTCGTTGACGACAACGATCGCCGCGATTGGCTGGAGCGCGAGTTTCTCGGCATGCGGGCGGCGGGGGTCGCGTTCGACGATCCGGTGGTCGGGGCGCTGATGGTGTCGCTGTTCCTGTCTATGGTCCCGCTGCACGGCGACGATCCGGAGCGGCAGCAGACGTTGTTCGCCAACGCCCTGCGACTGGTGGCGGCGCAGGCGGCGGACGCGCGATGA